The Zavarzinia compransoris genome has a window encoding:
- a CDS encoding ATP phosphoribosyltransferase regulatory subunit, whose protein sequence is MTEYAARALLPEGLHDELPPAAEHEAAVVSRLVAVFAAHGYQRVKPPLIEFEESLTAGPGAAQGTGMFRLVDPASQRLMAVRSDMTVQVARIAATRLQKAARPLRLSYAGQVLRVKGTQLRPERQFPQAGVELIGVRSVAADAEVVLLAVEALEACGHARPVTVDLTLPTLVPAIAAALALPAALADKARDALDGKDAAELDGIPGEAGILFRGLLAAAGPADRALDTLAGLALPPAARREVQELAGLVAAIRKADPAIALTIDPGEYRAHEYHTGFGFTLFAAGVRGELGRGGRYDLVGPDGGTEEAVGFTLYVDSLLRSLPKPALPVFVYLPFDTPAAEARALRAAGHRTVAGLAPVDDAAAEARRLGCSHLYHAGAVTPVAA, encoded by the coding sequence ATGACGGAATACGCCGCCCGCGCCCTGCTGCCTGAAGGTCTGCACGACGAACTGCCCCCCGCCGCCGAACACGAGGCCGCGGTGGTCTCGCGGCTCGTCGCGGTCTTTGCTGCCCACGGCTATCAGCGGGTCAAGCCGCCCCTGATCGAATTCGAGGAAAGCCTGACCGCCGGCCCCGGCGCCGCGCAGGGGACCGGCATGTTCCGCCTGGTCGATCCCGCCAGCCAGCGCCTGATGGCGGTCCGCTCCGACATGACGGTGCAGGTCGCCCGCATCGCCGCCACCCGCCTGCAAAAGGCGGCGCGGCCGCTGCGCCTGTCCTATGCCGGGCAGGTGCTGCGGGTGAAGGGTACCCAGCTGCGCCCCGAACGCCAGTTCCCCCAGGCCGGGGTCGAGCTGATCGGCGTGCGCTCGGTCGCCGCCGATGCCGAGGTCGTGCTGCTGGCGGTCGAGGCGCTGGAGGCTTGCGGCCATGCCCGGCCGGTCACCGTCGACCTGACCCTGCCCACCCTGGTGCCGGCGATCGCCGCCGCCCTGGCCCTGCCAGCCGCCCTGGCCGACAAGGCCCGCGATGCCCTGGACGGCAAGGATGCGGCTGAGTTGGACGGTATCCCGGGCGAGGCCGGCATTCTCTTCCGCGGCCTGCTGGCCGCCGCCGGGCCGGCCGATCGCGCGCTCGACACGCTCGCCGGCCTTGCCCTGCCGCCCGCCGCGCGGCGCGAGGTCCAGGAACTGGCCGGTCTCGTCGCCGCCATCCGCAAGGCCGATCCGGCCATCGCCCTGACCATCGATCCGGGCGAATATCGCGCCCATGAATATCACACCGGTTTCGGCTTCACCCTGTTCGCCGCCGGGGTCCGGGGCGAATTGGGCCGGGGCGGGCGCTACGACCTGGTCGGGCCCGACGGCGGCACGGAAGAAGCGGTCGGCTTCACCCTCTATGTCGATTCGCTGCTGCGTTCCCTGCCGAAGCCGGCCCTGCCGGTCTTCGTCTATCTGCCCTTCGATACGCCGGCCGCCGAAGCCCGGGCGCTTCGCGCCGCCGGCCATCGCACCGTCGCCGGCCTCGCCCCCGTGGACGACGCGGCGGCGGAGGCCCGGCGCCTCGGGTGCAGCCATCTCTACCATGCCGGCGCCGTGACTCCGGTCGCGGCCTGA